Part of the Crossiella cryophila genome, TGGGGCCGGGCCCCGCGCTAGGCGTCGGGGGCCAGTGCCTTGCAGAGCAACGGGATCAGCCGGGCGCCGGCCTCGCCGCGGTAGCCCAGCATGGCGTGCCCGGCGATGACCATCGCCTTGACGTCGTGCACGTCCACGTCCGGCCGCACCGCGCCCGCCTGCTGGGCGCGGGCCAGCAGCACGCCGAGCGCGGCCTTGAACTCGGCGGTGCGCTCGGGTTCGGCGGTCTCGATGTCGAAGCTGCTGCCCGCGAAGGCGTCCATCAGGCCCTGGTCGGTGCTGTACTCGTGGATGAACCGGGTGAAGTAGCCGTAGAAGGCCGCACCGGGATCGGCCGCGTCGGCCAGCTCCCGCGCGCGGGCGATGAGCTGCTCGAACTGGTCGGCCACGATCGCCCGGAACAACGCCTCCTTGGTCGGGAAGTGCCGGTACACCGTGCCCGCGCCCACGCCCGCGCGCCGGGCGATCTCGTCGATCGGCACCCCGAGGCCCTCGGTCGCGAAGGTCTCGTACGCCACCCGCAACAGGCGTTCCCGATTGCGAACAGCATCCGACCTGGTCTTCTTCAGCACACCCTCTCCCAGCGTTGGACAAACGGGGCGCGCGTTCCGTATGTTCGTAAACGGAACGCACACCCCGGATTATAGGTGGGAGCAGCCATGAGCAAGTGGAGTTCGGCCGAGGTGCCGAGTCAGTCCGGCCGGGTCGCGATCGTCACCGGCGCCAACACCGGGATCGGCTTCCACACCGCGGCGGTACTGGCCCAGCGCGGGGCGACCGTGGTGCTGGCGGTGCGCGATGTGGAGAAGGGCAAGCGGGCCGCGGACCGGATCGCGGCCACCGCGCCCGGCGCGCACCTGGTGGTGCAGCGACTGGACCTGACCTCCCTCGACTCGGTGCGCCAGGCCGCCACCGAACTGCGGGACGGCCTTGACCACGTCGACCTGCTGATCAACAACGCCGGGGTGATGTACACGCCGAAGCTGACCACCCAGGACGGTTTCGAGCTGCAGTTCGGCACCAACCACCTTGGCCACTTCGCCTTCACCGGCCACCTGCTGGACCGCCTGCTGGCCACCCCCGGCTCGCGGGTGGTGACCGTGTCCAGCATGGCGCACAACATCCGCGCGAAGATCCACTTCGACGACCTGCAACTGACCCGCTCCTACGACCGGATCGGCGCGTACGGCCAGTCCAAGCTGGCGAATCTGATGTTCACCTACGAGCTGCAACGCCGGCTGGCCGCGCGGGGCAGGCCGACGCTGGCGGTGGCCGCGCACCCTGGCGTCTCGATGACCGAGCTGGTGCGCAACTCCCCGCTGCCGCTGCGAATCGGCTCCAAGCTCCTGGGCGGACTGCTGAGCCAGCCTGCCGACCAGGGCGCGCTGCCCACGCTGCGCGCGGCGGTGGACCCGGAGGCGCTGGGCGGTCAGTACTACGGCCCGGACGGCTTCCGCGAGCTGCGCGGCGCGCCGGTGGTGGTGCGCTCCAGCAGGCAGTCCCACGACACTGACCAGCAGGTTCGACTGTGGGCGGAGTCCGAGCGGCTCACCGGTGTGACCTTCCCCGTGTGATCACCCGGTTTCACCGGGCCACTCCCAGTGGTATTCGGCAGGCTGAGGCCCATCAACCCTGGGAGGCGGCATGGCCGGAACGATCGTGGTGGGTGTGGACGGCTCGACCGAGAGCCTGCGTGCGCTCGGCTGGTCCCTGGAAGAGGCCGACCGCAGGGACGCGGACGTGGTCGCGGTGATCGCCTGGGTGCCCAACCCGGTGCCGTCCTCGGCGACCCCGTTCACCGTGGCCGACCCGGTCGACCTGGGCGTCGACCACGAGAAGCTGCACCGGGAACGCCTGGACGAGGCGATCCTGGAGGTGACCGGCGGCGGCGCGCATCCGGTGCGCACGGTGGTGCGGCAGGGCTATGCCGGTGACGTGCTGACCGAGGAGGCCGCGCAGGCGGATCTGCTGGTGGTGGGCAGTCACGGGCACGGCCGGTTGTACAGCGCGGTGCTCGGTTCGATCAGCACCGAGTGCATCCGGAAGGCGACCTGTCCGGTGGTGGTGATCCCGCCGAAGCTGGTGCCGCGCTAGCGGATCAGCCCGGTGCGGCGCGGGTCGATCAGGTCGGGCTGGACGCGTTCGAGTTCGGTCTCGAAGGCGGTCCAGCCCTGCTCTGCCACGAATTCCGCCTCGCCGCGGCTGATCGGGATCAGCCACACCAGCACGATGCCGAACGGCCGTCCGTCCGCGCTGGGCCCGGCCACGGCGAAATCGTCGTCGTGGTGCACCGGCGCGGCGGCGTAGAAGGCTTCCAGCGCGCTGTCCGGCAGGATCGGGCCGTGCGGACCGAGCACATCGCCGCGCAGCAGCGCCGATTCCTCGGCGAGCAGGCCCTCGGCGATCTGCTGGAGCATCGCCGGGAACGGGCCGTCGGCCTGTTCGGAGGGCACCGAGATCAGCAGTTCCTGGTGGATGCCCTTGCCGGAGGTCCGGGAGCGCAGGTGCTTGTCGCTGAGGCCGACCGTGGCGAAGGTGGTGACGCCGGGCAGCGCCCCGCCGTCGCACTGGACGATGGTGAACGGCATCGGCCCGCCGTCCGGGTCGGTGTTCCAGCCGTGCCGGATCGGGCCGAGGCGGCTTTCCAGGTGTGCGATCAGGTTCATCTTGATCGCACAGCCTAGAGCGCGGACCAGTCCAGCACCCGGTCGGCCCGGTCGCGGATGCTGGCGAGCAGGCCGAGCCGGGTGGCACGCACGGCCGGATCCTCCACCAGCACCAGGATCTCGTCGAAGAACCGGGTTACCGGGTCGATGAGAACCGTTGCGGTGCGGGCGAAATCGGCCAGGCCGGTGGCGGGCGGCAGGGTGGACGCGGCTTCGTGCAGGGCGATCTCGGCGGGTTCGGTCAGGCGGGCCGGGTCGTACTCGGCGGCGGTGCCCGGCGGGACGATCCGGCGGACCCGTTGCAGGGCGGCGACCAGGTCGGCGAAACCCGGGTCCGCGCTCAGCTCGGCCAGCTCGCGCAGGGTGGCGTCGGCGGTGGCTGGTGCCTCGGCCAGTGGCAGCACGGCGGCGACCCGGCGGTGGTCGTGACCGGCGTCGAGGAGTTGCTGTTCGTAGCGGCGGAGCAGGAAGTCACGGGCCCCTACCGGCCGGTCGGTACGCAGGTGCCGGGCGGCGGCGCGCAGGCCGTCGTCCAGGGTGAGCGGGAGTTCGGGGCGGGCGCGCAGGATGGCGAGGATGCCCAGGGCGGCGCGGCGCAGGCCGAACGGGTCGGAGCTGCCGGTGGGCGCGGCGCCGACGCTGAACAGGCCTACCAGGAGGTCGAACCGGTCGGCCAGGGCGAGCAGCGCGCCGG contains:
- a CDS encoding TetR/AcrR family transcriptional regulator, whose translation is MLKKTRSDAVRNRERLLRVAYETFATEGLGVPIDEIARRAGVGAGTVYRHFPTKEALFRAIVADQFEQLIARARELADAADPGAAFYGYFTRFIHEYSTDQGLMDAFAGSSFDIETAEPERTAEFKAALGVLLARAQQAGAVRPDVDVHDVKAMVIAGHAMLGYRGEAGARLIPLLCKALAPDA
- a CDS encoding SDR family NAD(P)-dependent oxidoreductase; protein product: MSKWSSAEVPSQSGRVAIVTGANTGIGFHTAAVLAQRGATVVLAVRDVEKGKRAADRIAATAPGAHLVVQRLDLTSLDSVRQAATELRDGLDHVDLLINNAGVMYTPKLTTQDGFELQFGTNHLGHFAFTGHLLDRLLATPGSRVVTVSSMAHNIRAKIHFDDLQLTRSYDRIGAYGQSKLANLMFTYELQRRLAARGRPTLAVAAHPGVSMTELVRNSPLPLRIGSKLLGGLLSQPADQGALPTLRAAVDPEALGGQYYGPDGFRELRGAPVVVRSSRQSHDTDQQVRLWAESERLTGVTFPV
- a CDS encoding universal stress protein, with amino-acid sequence MAGTIVVGVDGSTESLRALGWSLEEADRRDADVVAVIAWVPNPVPSSATPFTVADPVDLGVDHEKLHRERLDEAILEVTGGGAHPVRTVVRQGYAGDVLTEEAAQADLLVVGSHGHGRLYSAVLGSISTECIRKATCPVVVIPPKLVPR
- a CDS encoding suppressor of fused domain protein; this encodes MNLIAHLESRLGPIRHGWNTDPDGGPMPFTIVQCDGGALPGVTTFATVGLSDKHLRSRTSGKGIHQELLISVPSEQADGPFPAMLQQIAEGLLAEESALLRGDVLGPHGPILPDSALEAFYAAAPVHHDDDFAVAGPSADGRPFGIVLVWLIPISRGEAEFVAEQGWTAFETELERVQPDLIDPRRTGLIR